The following are encoded together in the Vidua macroura isolate BioBank_ID:100142 chromosome 6, ASM2450914v1, whole genome shotgun sequence genome:
- the PPFIA1 gene encoding liprin-alpha-1 isoform X1: MMCEVMPTISEAEIPTGGNGGHGSGSPLQSDADSHFEQLMVSMLEERDRLLETLRETQETLALTQGKLHEVGHERDSLQRQLNTALPQEFAALTKELNVCREQLLEREEEIAELKAERNNTRLLLEHLECLVSRHERSLRMTVVKRQAQSPAGVSSEVEVLKALKSLFEHHKALDEKVRERLRVALERCSLLEEELGTTHKELMILKEQNNQKKTLPDGMLDINHEQENTPTTNGKRASDGSLCHDENLAKVIELQDIIDKQNKEQTQMKERLTALSSRVTELEEDLDTARKDLIKSEEMNTKLQRDVRETLAQKEDMEERITTLEKRYLAAQREATSVHDLNDKLENEIATKDSMHRQSEDKNRQLQERLELAEQKLQQTLRKAETLPEVEAELAQRVAALTKAEERHGNIEERLRQMEAQLEEKNQELQRARQREKMNEEHNKRLSETVDKLLSESNERLQLHLKERMAALEDKNSLLREIENAKKQIEELQHEKDQLVLNVDALRAENDQVRLRATSLHHSRADFRFPVPSSSVGDSHTDSYSTSSVLRRPQKGRLAALRDEPSKVQTLNEQDWERAQQASVLANVAQAFESDVDVSDVEDDRETIFSSVDLLSPSGQADAQTLAIMLQEQLDAINKEIRLIQEEKENTEQRAEEIESRVGSGSLEAHGRFRSLGSIAPALGGALAGSSPPGSGRSTPRRIPHSPAREVDRLGIMTLSPASREEVRDDKTTIKCETSPPSSPRSLRLDRVQKGALHTVSHEDIRDIRNSTGSQDGQTSNPSSSNSSQDSLHKAPKKKGIKSSIGRLFGKKEKGRPGQGSKEALGQGGLGEADGSSQDALGLSKLGGQAEKNRKMQKKHELLEEARRQGLPFAQWDGPTVVVWLELWVGMPAWYVAACRANVKSGAIMSALSDTEIQREIGISNPLHRLKLRLAIQEIMSLTSPSAPPTSRTTTGNVWVTHEEMENLTATQQTEDEEGSWAQTLAYGDMNHEWIGNEWLPSLGLPQYRSYFMECLVDARMLDHLTKKDLRGQLKMVDSFHRNSFQCGIMCLRRLNYDRKELERKREESQDEIKDVLVWSNERMIRWVVSIGLKEYANNLLESGVHGALVALDESFDYNALALLLQIPTQNTQARAVLEREFNSLLAMGTDRRLDEDDDKSFRRAPSWRKKFRPKDIRGLAAGSAETLPANFRVTASMSSPSMQPKKMQIDVYPHYFYR, encoded by the exons GAATTTGCAGCACTCACAAAAGAGCTGAATGtatgcagggagcagctgcttgaaagggaagaagaaattgctgaactgaaagcagaaaggaataACACGAGG CTATTACTGGAACATTTGGAGTGTCTTGTCTCCAGGCATGAGCGATCCCTCAGGATGACTGTTGTGAAGAGGCAAGCTCAGTCTCCAGCAGGAGTTTCTAGTGAAGTAGAAGTTCTCAAAGCACTAAAATCCTTATTTGAGCACCACAAAGCCCTTGATGAGAAG GTAAGGGAGAGATTACGAGTAGCACTTGAAAGGTGTAGCTTATTGGAAGAAGAACTAGGTACTACACATAAAGAG TTAATGATTCTGAAAGAGCAAAATAATCAGAAGAAAACACTTCCAGATGGGATGCTGGATATAAATCATGAACAAGAAAATACACCAACTACAAATGGGAAG AGAGCCTCTGATGGTTCATTATGCCACGATGAAAACCTTGCTAAAGTGATTGAACTCCAAGACATCATAGATaagcaaaacaaagagcagaCACAAATGAAAGAACGCCTCACTGCTTTGTCCAGCAGAGTAACAGAGCTGGAAGAAGATCTAGACACAGCAAGGAAAGACTTaataaaatctgaagaaatGAACACAAAGTTACAGAGGGATGTACGAGAG ACTCTGGCCCAGAAGGAGGACATGGAGGAGAGAATCACCACTCTAGAGAAACGCTACCTCGCTGCACAACGTGAAGCTACATCCGTGCATGACCTCAATGATAaacttgaaaatgaaattgccACTAAAGACTCCATGCACCGACAG AGTGAAGATAAGAACAGGCAATTGCAAGAGCGACTGGAACTGGCTgagcaaaagctgcagcagaCCCTGAGAAAAGCTGAGACTTTGCCAGAGGTGGAGGCTGAGCTGGCACAGAGAGTGGCAGCACTTACAAAG GCTGAGGAGAGACATGGCAATATCGAGGAGCGGCTGAGACAGATGGAGGCACAGCTTGAAGAGAAGAATCAAGAACTGCAAAGG GCTAGACAGAGAGAGAAGATGAATGAAGAGCATAATAAACGTTTGTCAGAAACTGTTGATAAGCTCCTGTCTGAATCCAATGAAAGGCTCCAGCTTCATCTCAAGGAGAGGATGGCTGCCCTGGAAGACAAG aattcaCTTCTTCGAGaaattgaaaatgcaaaaaaacaaatagaagaACTTCAGCATGAAAAG gatCAACTAGTATTAAATGTTGATGCATTAAGGGCTGAAAACGACCAAGTGAGGCTCAGAGCCACATCACTTCATCACAG CAGAGCAGATTTCAGATTCCCTGTGCCATCCTCCTCTGTGGGGGACAGTCACACAGACTCCTATAGCACTTCCTCCGTGCTGAGGCGGCCCCAGAAGGGGCGACTGGCTGCTCTCAGGGACGAGCCTTCAAAG GTTCAGACCCTGAATGAGCAGGATTGGGAGCGGGCCCAGCAAGCCAGTGTATTGGCAAACGTGGCACAAGCATTTGAGAGTGATGTGGACGTGTCTGACGTGGAGGATGACAGGGAGACCATTTTCAGCTCAGTTGATCTGCTGTCACCAAGTGGTCAGGCTGATGCTCAGACTTTGGCCATAATGCTGCAGGAACAGTTGGATGCAATCAACAAAGAGATCAG ACTGAtccaggaggagaaggagaacaCGGAGCAGCGCGCGGAGGAGATCGAGAGCCGCGTGGGCAGCGGCAGCCTGGAGGCGCACGGCCGGTTCCGCTCGCTGGGCTCCATCGCCCCCGCGCTCGGCGGGGCCCTGGCCGGCTCCTCCCCGCCCGGCAGCGGCCGCTCCACGCCCCGGCGCATCCCGCACAGCCCCGCCAGGGAGGTGGACAGGCTGGGCATCATGACCCTG TCTCCAGCTTCCAGAGAAGAGGTACGAGATGACAAAACCACCATAAAATGTGAGACATCACCACCTTCTTCGCCTCGGTCCTTGCGTCTGGACAGAGTCCAGAAAGGAGCTCTGCACACAGTGAGCCATGAAGATATCAGGGACATTAGGAA tTCAACAGGTTCACAAGATGGTCAAACAAGTAATCCTAGTAGCAGTAACAGCAGCCAAGATTCCCTTCACAAAGCCCCCAAAAAGAAGGGGATCAAATCCTCTATTGGCCGCCTGTTTggcaagaaggaaaagggacGACCTGGGCAAGGAAGCAAGGAAGCTCTAGGACAAG gTGGCCTGGGAGAAGCAGATGGTTCCTCTCAGGATGCATTAGGCCTCAGCAAACTTGGAGGTCAggcagagaaaaacaggaaaatgcagaaaaa GCATGAGTTGCTGGAGGAAGCCAGAAGACAAGGTTTGCCTTTTGCACAGTGGGATGGGCCCACTGTGGTGGTGTGGCTGGAG CTGTGGGTGGGGATGCCAGCCTGGTACGTGGCTGCCTGCCGAGCCAATGTGAAAAGCGGTGCTATCATGTCAGCCCTGTCTGACACGGAAATCCAGCGGGAAATCGGCATCAGCAATCCCCTGCACAGACTCAAGCTCCGCCTGGCCATCCAGGAAATCATGTCCCTgaccagcccctctgcccctcccaCCTCAAGGACG ACCACGGGAAATGTCTGGGTAACACATGAAGAGATGGAAAATCTTACAGCCACACAACAAACG GAAGATGAGGAGGGAAGCTGGGCTCAG ACATTAGCCTATGGTGACATGAACCACGAGTGGATTGGCAATGAGTGGCTGCCGAGCCTGGGGCTCCCTCAGTACCGCAGCTACTTCATGGAATGTCTGGTGGATGCTCGGATGCTGGATCACTTAACTAAAAAAGACTTGCGTGGGCAGCTGAAAATGGTGGACAGCTTTCACAG GAACAGTTTTCAGTGTGGAATTATGTGCCTCCGAAGACTGAATTATGATCGAaaagaactggaaagaaaaagagaagaaagccaGGATGAAATTAAGG ATGTCCTGGTGTGGAGCAATGAGAGGATGATCCGCTGGGTGGTGTCCATCGGCCTTAAGGAATACGCAAATAACCTGCTCGAGAGTGGCGTTCACGGCGCACTTGTGGCCTTAGATGAATCCTTTGATTATAATGCATTAGCTCTCCTGCTGCAAATCCCCACTCAAAACACACAG GCTCGTGCTGTTCTGGAGAGGGAATTCAATAGTCTCCTTGCTATGGGCACTGACAGAAGACTTGATGAA GATGATGATAAGAGCTTTAGGAGAGCACCTTCGTGGAGAAAGAAGTTTAGACCAAAGGACATAAGAGGTTTAGCTGCTGGATCAGCAGAGACTCTTCCTGCAAATTTCAGAGTTACAGCCTCAATGTCTTCACCCTCTATGCAGCCAAAGAAGATGCAGATTGATG TTTACCCACACTATTTCTACCGGTGA
- the PPFIA1 gene encoding liprin-alpha-1 isoform X2, with amino-acid sequence MMCEVMPTISEAEIPTGGNGGHGSGSPLQSDADSHFEQLMVSMLEERDRLLETLRETQETLALTQGKLHEVGHERDSLQRQLNTALPQEFAALTKELNVCREQLLEREEEIAELKAERNNTRLLLEHLECLVSRHERSLRMTVVKRQAQSPAGVSSEVEVLKALKSLFEHHKALDEKVRERLRVALERCSLLEEELGTTHKELMILKEQNNQKKTLPDGMLDINHEQENTPTTNGKRASDGSLCHDENLAKVIELQDIIDKQNKEQTQMKERLTALSSRVTELEEDLDTARKDLIKSEEMNTKLQRDVRETLAQKEDMEERITTLEKRYLAAQREATSVHDLNDKLENEIATKDSMHRQSEDKNRQLQERLELAEQKLQQTLRKAETLPEVEAELAQRVAALTKAEERHGNIEERLRQMEAQLEEKNQELQRARQREKMNEEHNKRLSETVDKLLSESNERLQLHLKERMAALEDKNSLLREIENAKKQIEELQHEKDQLVLNVDALRAENDQVRLRATSLHHSRADFRFPVPSSSVGDSHTDSYSTSSVLRRPQKGRLAALRDEPSKVQTLNEQDWERAQQASVLANVAQAFESDVDVSDVEDDRETIFSSVDLLSPSGQADAQTLAIMLQEQLDAINKEIRLIQEEKENTEQRAEEIESRVGSGSLEAHGRFRSLGSIAPALGGALAGSSPPGSGRSTPRRIPHSPAREVDRLGIMTLSPASREEVRDDKTTIKCETSPPSSPRSLRLDRVQKGALHTVSHEDIRDIRNSTGSQDGQTSNPSSSNSSQDSLHKAPKKKGIKSSIGRLFGKKEKGRPGQGSKEALGQGGLGEADGSSQDALGLSKLGGQAEKNRKMQKKHELLEEARRQGLPFAQWDGPTVVVWLELWVGMPAWYVAACRANVKSGAIMSALSDTEIQREIGISNPLHRLKLRLAIQEIMSLTSPSAPPTSRTEDEEGSWAQTLAYGDMNHEWIGNEWLPSLGLPQYRSYFMECLVDARMLDHLTKKDLRGQLKMVDSFHRNSFQCGIMCLRRLNYDRKELERKREESQDEIKDVLVWSNERMIRWVVSIGLKEYANNLLESGVHGALVALDESFDYNALALLLQIPTQNTQARAVLEREFNSLLAMGTDRRLDEDDDKSFRRAPSWRKKFRPKDIRGLAAGSAETLPANFRVTASMSSPSMQPKKMQIDGSVSGTQRLDSATVRTYSC; translated from the exons GAATTTGCAGCACTCACAAAAGAGCTGAATGtatgcagggagcagctgcttgaaagggaagaagaaattgctgaactgaaagcagaaaggaataACACGAGG CTATTACTGGAACATTTGGAGTGTCTTGTCTCCAGGCATGAGCGATCCCTCAGGATGACTGTTGTGAAGAGGCAAGCTCAGTCTCCAGCAGGAGTTTCTAGTGAAGTAGAAGTTCTCAAAGCACTAAAATCCTTATTTGAGCACCACAAAGCCCTTGATGAGAAG GTAAGGGAGAGATTACGAGTAGCACTTGAAAGGTGTAGCTTATTGGAAGAAGAACTAGGTACTACACATAAAGAG TTAATGATTCTGAAAGAGCAAAATAATCAGAAGAAAACACTTCCAGATGGGATGCTGGATATAAATCATGAACAAGAAAATACACCAACTACAAATGGGAAG AGAGCCTCTGATGGTTCATTATGCCACGATGAAAACCTTGCTAAAGTGATTGAACTCCAAGACATCATAGATaagcaaaacaaagagcagaCACAAATGAAAGAACGCCTCACTGCTTTGTCCAGCAGAGTAACAGAGCTGGAAGAAGATCTAGACACAGCAAGGAAAGACTTaataaaatctgaagaaatGAACACAAAGTTACAGAGGGATGTACGAGAG ACTCTGGCCCAGAAGGAGGACATGGAGGAGAGAATCACCACTCTAGAGAAACGCTACCTCGCTGCACAACGTGAAGCTACATCCGTGCATGACCTCAATGATAaacttgaaaatgaaattgccACTAAAGACTCCATGCACCGACAG AGTGAAGATAAGAACAGGCAATTGCAAGAGCGACTGGAACTGGCTgagcaaaagctgcagcagaCCCTGAGAAAAGCTGAGACTTTGCCAGAGGTGGAGGCTGAGCTGGCACAGAGAGTGGCAGCACTTACAAAG GCTGAGGAGAGACATGGCAATATCGAGGAGCGGCTGAGACAGATGGAGGCACAGCTTGAAGAGAAGAATCAAGAACTGCAAAGG GCTAGACAGAGAGAGAAGATGAATGAAGAGCATAATAAACGTTTGTCAGAAACTGTTGATAAGCTCCTGTCTGAATCCAATGAAAGGCTCCAGCTTCATCTCAAGGAGAGGATGGCTGCCCTGGAAGACAAG aattcaCTTCTTCGAGaaattgaaaatgcaaaaaaacaaatagaagaACTTCAGCATGAAAAG gatCAACTAGTATTAAATGTTGATGCATTAAGGGCTGAAAACGACCAAGTGAGGCTCAGAGCCACATCACTTCATCACAG CAGAGCAGATTTCAGATTCCCTGTGCCATCCTCCTCTGTGGGGGACAGTCACACAGACTCCTATAGCACTTCCTCCGTGCTGAGGCGGCCCCAGAAGGGGCGACTGGCTGCTCTCAGGGACGAGCCTTCAAAG GTTCAGACCCTGAATGAGCAGGATTGGGAGCGGGCCCAGCAAGCCAGTGTATTGGCAAACGTGGCACAAGCATTTGAGAGTGATGTGGACGTGTCTGACGTGGAGGATGACAGGGAGACCATTTTCAGCTCAGTTGATCTGCTGTCACCAAGTGGTCAGGCTGATGCTCAGACTTTGGCCATAATGCTGCAGGAACAGTTGGATGCAATCAACAAAGAGATCAG ACTGAtccaggaggagaaggagaacaCGGAGCAGCGCGCGGAGGAGATCGAGAGCCGCGTGGGCAGCGGCAGCCTGGAGGCGCACGGCCGGTTCCGCTCGCTGGGCTCCATCGCCCCCGCGCTCGGCGGGGCCCTGGCCGGCTCCTCCCCGCCCGGCAGCGGCCGCTCCACGCCCCGGCGCATCCCGCACAGCCCCGCCAGGGAGGTGGACAGGCTGGGCATCATGACCCTG TCTCCAGCTTCCAGAGAAGAGGTACGAGATGACAAAACCACCATAAAATGTGAGACATCACCACCTTCTTCGCCTCGGTCCTTGCGTCTGGACAGAGTCCAGAAAGGAGCTCTGCACACAGTGAGCCATGAAGATATCAGGGACATTAGGAA tTCAACAGGTTCACAAGATGGTCAAACAAGTAATCCTAGTAGCAGTAACAGCAGCCAAGATTCCCTTCACAAAGCCCCCAAAAAGAAGGGGATCAAATCCTCTATTGGCCGCCTGTTTggcaagaaggaaaagggacGACCTGGGCAAGGAAGCAAGGAAGCTCTAGGACAAG gTGGCCTGGGAGAAGCAGATGGTTCCTCTCAGGATGCATTAGGCCTCAGCAAACTTGGAGGTCAggcagagaaaaacaggaaaatgcagaaaaa GCATGAGTTGCTGGAGGAAGCCAGAAGACAAGGTTTGCCTTTTGCACAGTGGGATGGGCCCACTGTGGTGGTGTGGCTGGAG CTGTGGGTGGGGATGCCAGCCTGGTACGTGGCTGCCTGCCGAGCCAATGTGAAAAGCGGTGCTATCATGTCAGCCCTGTCTGACACGGAAATCCAGCGGGAAATCGGCATCAGCAATCCCCTGCACAGACTCAAGCTCCGCCTGGCCATCCAGGAAATCATGTCCCTgaccagcccctctgcccctcccaCCTCAAGGACG GAAGATGAGGAGGGAAGCTGGGCTCAG ACATTAGCCTATGGTGACATGAACCACGAGTGGATTGGCAATGAGTGGCTGCCGAGCCTGGGGCTCCCTCAGTACCGCAGCTACTTCATGGAATGTCTGGTGGATGCTCGGATGCTGGATCACTTAACTAAAAAAGACTTGCGTGGGCAGCTGAAAATGGTGGACAGCTTTCACAG GAACAGTTTTCAGTGTGGAATTATGTGCCTCCGAAGACTGAATTATGATCGAaaagaactggaaagaaaaagagaagaaagccaGGATGAAATTAAGG ATGTCCTGGTGTGGAGCAATGAGAGGATGATCCGCTGGGTGGTGTCCATCGGCCTTAAGGAATACGCAAATAACCTGCTCGAGAGTGGCGTTCACGGCGCACTTGTGGCCTTAGATGAATCCTTTGATTATAATGCATTAGCTCTCCTGCTGCAAATCCCCACTCAAAACACACAG GCTCGTGCTGTTCTGGAGAGGGAATTCAATAGTCTCCTTGCTATGGGCACTGACAGAAGACTTGATGAA GATGATGATAAGAGCTTTAGGAGAGCACCTTCGTGGAGAAAGAAGTTTAGACCAAAGGACATAAGAGGTTTAGCTGCTGGATCAGCAGAGACTCTTCCTGCAAATTTCAGAGTTACAGCCTCAATGTCTTCACCCTCTATGCAGCCAAAGAAGATGCAGATTGATG GCAGTGTATCAGGAACACAAAGATTGGATTCTGCTACAGTAAGGACCTACTCCTGTTAA
- the PPFIA1 gene encoding liprin-alpha-1 isoform X4 produces the protein MMCEVMPTISEAEIPTGGNGGHGSGSPLQSDADSHFEQLMVSMLEERDRLLETLRETQETLALTQGKLHEVGHERDSLQRQLNTALPQEFAALTKELNVCREQLLEREEEIAELKAERNNTRLLLEHLECLVSRHERSLRMTVVKRQAQSPAGVSSEVEVLKALKSLFEHHKALDEKVRERLRVALERCSLLEEELGTTHKELMILKEQNNQKKTLPDGMLDINHEQENTPTTNGKRASDGSLCHDENLAKVIELQDIIDKQNKEQTQMKERLTALSSRVTELEEDLDTARKDLIKSEEMNTKLQRDVRETLAQKEDMEERITTLEKRYLAAQREATSVHDLNDKLENEIATKDSMHRQSEDKNRQLQERLELAEQKLQQTLRKAETLPEVEAELAQRVAALTKAEERHGNIEERLRQMEAQLEEKNQELQRARQREKMNEEHNKRLSETVDKLLSESNERLQLHLKERMAALEDKNSLLREIENAKKQIEELQHEKDQLVLNVDALRAENDQVRLRATSLHHSRADFRFPVPSSSVGDSHTDSYSTSSVLRRPQKGRLAALRDEPSKVQTLNEQDWERAQQASVLANVAQAFESDVDVSDVEDDRETIFSSVDLLSPSGQADAQTLAIMLQEQLDAINKEIRLIQEEKENTEQRAEEIESRVGSGSLEAHGRFRSLGSIAPALGGALAGSSPPGSGRSTPRRIPHSPAREVDRLGIMTLSPASREEVRDDKTTIKCETSPPSSPRSLRLDRVQKGALHTVSHEDIRDIRNSTGSQDGQTSNPSSSNSSQDSLHKAPKKKGIKSSIGRLFGKKEKGRPGQGSKEALGQGGLGEADGSSQDALGLSKLGGQAEKNRKMQKKHELLEEARRQGLPFAQWDGPTVVVWLELWVGMPAWYVAACRANVKSGAIMSALSDTEIQREIGISNPLHRLKLRLAIQEIMSLTSPSAPPTSRTTLAYGDMNHEWIGNEWLPSLGLPQYRSYFMECLVDARMLDHLTKKDLRGQLKMVDSFHRNSFQCGIMCLRRLNYDRKELERKREESQDEIKDVLVWSNERMIRWVVSIGLKEYANNLLESGVHGALVALDESFDYNALALLLQIPTQNTQARAVLEREFNSLLAMGTDRRLDEDDDKSFRRAPSWRKKFRPKDIRGLAAGSAETLPANFRVTASMSSPSMQPKKMQIDVYPHYFYR, from the exons GAATTTGCAGCACTCACAAAAGAGCTGAATGtatgcagggagcagctgcttgaaagggaagaagaaattgctgaactgaaagcagaaaggaataACACGAGG CTATTACTGGAACATTTGGAGTGTCTTGTCTCCAGGCATGAGCGATCCCTCAGGATGACTGTTGTGAAGAGGCAAGCTCAGTCTCCAGCAGGAGTTTCTAGTGAAGTAGAAGTTCTCAAAGCACTAAAATCCTTATTTGAGCACCACAAAGCCCTTGATGAGAAG GTAAGGGAGAGATTACGAGTAGCACTTGAAAGGTGTAGCTTATTGGAAGAAGAACTAGGTACTACACATAAAGAG TTAATGATTCTGAAAGAGCAAAATAATCAGAAGAAAACACTTCCAGATGGGATGCTGGATATAAATCATGAACAAGAAAATACACCAACTACAAATGGGAAG AGAGCCTCTGATGGTTCATTATGCCACGATGAAAACCTTGCTAAAGTGATTGAACTCCAAGACATCATAGATaagcaaaacaaagagcagaCACAAATGAAAGAACGCCTCACTGCTTTGTCCAGCAGAGTAACAGAGCTGGAAGAAGATCTAGACACAGCAAGGAAAGACTTaataaaatctgaagaaatGAACACAAAGTTACAGAGGGATGTACGAGAG ACTCTGGCCCAGAAGGAGGACATGGAGGAGAGAATCACCACTCTAGAGAAACGCTACCTCGCTGCACAACGTGAAGCTACATCCGTGCATGACCTCAATGATAaacttgaaaatgaaattgccACTAAAGACTCCATGCACCGACAG AGTGAAGATAAGAACAGGCAATTGCAAGAGCGACTGGAACTGGCTgagcaaaagctgcagcagaCCCTGAGAAAAGCTGAGACTTTGCCAGAGGTGGAGGCTGAGCTGGCACAGAGAGTGGCAGCACTTACAAAG GCTGAGGAGAGACATGGCAATATCGAGGAGCGGCTGAGACAGATGGAGGCACAGCTTGAAGAGAAGAATCAAGAACTGCAAAGG GCTAGACAGAGAGAGAAGATGAATGAAGAGCATAATAAACGTTTGTCAGAAACTGTTGATAAGCTCCTGTCTGAATCCAATGAAAGGCTCCAGCTTCATCTCAAGGAGAGGATGGCTGCCCTGGAAGACAAG aattcaCTTCTTCGAGaaattgaaaatgcaaaaaaacaaatagaagaACTTCAGCATGAAAAG gatCAACTAGTATTAAATGTTGATGCATTAAGGGCTGAAAACGACCAAGTGAGGCTCAGAGCCACATCACTTCATCACAG CAGAGCAGATTTCAGATTCCCTGTGCCATCCTCCTCTGTGGGGGACAGTCACACAGACTCCTATAGCACTTCCTCCGTGCTGAGGCGGCCCCAGAAGGGGCGACTGGCTGCTCTCAGGGACGAGCCTTCAAAG GTTCAGACCCTGAATGAGCAGGATTGGGAGCGGGCCCAGCAAGCCAGTGTATTGGCAAACGTGGCACAAGCATTTGAGAGTGATGTGGACGTGTCTGACGTGGAGGATGACAGGGAGACCATTTTCAGCTCAGTTGATCTGCTGTCACCAAGTGGTCAGGCTGATGCTCAGACTTTGGCCATAATGCTGCAGGAACAGTTGGATGCAATCAACAAAGAGATCAG ACTGAtccaggaggagaaggagaacaCGGAGCAGCGCGCGGAGGAGATCGAGAGCCGCGTGGGCAGCGGCAGCCTGGAGGCGCACGGCCGGTTCCGCTCGCTGGGCTCCATCGCCCCCGCGCTCGGCGGGGCCCTGGCCGGCTCCTCCCCGCCCGGCAGCGGCCGCTCCACGCCCCGGCGCATCCCGCACAGCCCCGCCAGGGAGGTGGACAGGCTGGGCATCATGACCCTG TCTCCAGCTTCCAGAGAAGAGGTACGAGATGACAAAACCACCATAAAATGTGAGACATCACCACCTTCTTCGCCTCGGTCCTTGCGTCTGGACAGAGTCCAGAAAGGAGCTCTGCACACAGTGAGCCATGAAGATATCAGGGACATTAGGAA tTCAACAGGTTCACAAGATGGTCAAACAAGTAATCCTAGTAGCAGTAACAGCAGCCAAGATTCCCTTCACAAAGCCCCCAAAAAGAAGGGGATCAAATCCTCTATTGGCCGCCTGTTTggcaagaaggaaaagggacGACCTGGGCAAGGAAGCAAGGAAGCTCTAGGACAAG gTGGCCTGGGAGAAGCAGATGGTTCCTCTCAGGATGCATTAGGCCTCAGCAAACTTGGAGGTCAggcagagaaaaacaggaaaatgcagaaaaa GCATGAGTTGCTGGAGGAAGCCAGAAGACAAGGTTTGCCTTTTGCACAGTGGGATGGGCCCACTGTGGTGGTGTGGCTGGAG CTGTGGGTGGGGATGCCAGCCTGGTACGTGGCTGCCTGCCGAGCCAATGTGAAAAGCGGTGCTATCATGTCAGCCCTGTCTGACACGGAAATCCAGCGGGAAATCGGCATCAGCAATCCCCTGCACAGACTCAAGCTCCGCCTGGCCATCCAGGAAATCATGTCCCTgaccagcccctctgcccctcccaCCTCAAGGACG ACATTAGCCTATGGTGACATGAACCACGAGTGGATTGGCAATGAGTGGCTGCCGAGCCTGGGGCTCCCTCAGTACCGCAGCTACTTCATGGAATGTCTGGTGGATGCTCGGATGCTGGATCACTTAACTAAAAAAGACTTGCGTGGGCAGCTGAAAATGGTGGACAGCTTTCACAG GAACAGTTTTCAGTGTGGAATTATGTGCCTCCGAAGACTGAATTATGATCGAaaagaactggaaagaaaaagagaagaaagccaGGATGAAATTAAGG ATGTCCTGGTGTGGAGCAATGAGAGGATGATCCGCTGGGTGGTGTCCATCGGCCTTAAGGAATACGCAAATAACCTGCTCGAGAGTGGCGTTCACGGCGCACTTGTGGCCTTAGATGAATCCTTTGATTATAATGCATTAGCTCTCCTGCTGCAAATCCCCACTCAAAACACACAG GCTCGTGCTGTTCTGGAGAGGGAATTCAATAGTCTCCTTGCTATGGGCACTGACAGAAGACTTGATGAA GATGATGATAAGAGCTTTAGGAGAGCACCTTCGTGGAGAAAGAAGTTTAGACCAAAGGACATAAGAGGTTTAGCTGCTGGATCAGCAGAGACTCTTCCTGCAAATTTCAGAGTTACAGCCTCAATGTCTTCACCCTCTATGCAGCCAAAGAAGATGCAGATTGATG TTTACCCACACTATTTCTACCGGTGA